One segment of Chelmon rostratus isolate fCheRos1 chromosome 17, fCheRos1.pri, whole genome shotgun sequence DNA contains the following:
- the prkar1aa gene encoding protein kinase, cAMP-dependent, regulatory, type I, alpha (tissue specific extinguisher 1) a isoform X2, whose amino-acid sequence MFGHKTKMASSSEEERSLRECEQYVQKHNVQQLLKDCIIQLCTARPDRPMAFLRDYFERLEKEEAQQVASQHKSSSRSDSREDEVSPPMNPVVRGRSRRGAISAEVYTEEDAASYVRKVIPKDYKSMAALSKAMEKNVLFAHLDDNERSDIFDAMFSVNYIAGEIVIQQGDEGDNFYVIDQGEMDVYVNNEWVTSIGEGGSFGELALIYGTPRAATVRAKSNVKLWGIDRESYRRILMGSTLRKRKMYEEFLSKVSILESLDKWERLTVADALETVQFQDGQKIVVQGQPGDEFFIILEGTAAVLQRRSEDEEFVEVGRLGPSDYFGEIALLMNRPRAATVVSCGPLKCVKLDRPRFERVLGPCSDILKRNIEQYNSFVSLSV is encoded by the exons GTCACAAGACAAAGATGGCATCAAGCAGCGAGGAGGAGCGGAGTCTCCGGGAGTGTGAGCAGTATGTCCAGAAGCACAAcgtccagcagctgctcaagGACTGCATCATCCAGCTGTGTACGGCCCGGCCGGATCGGCCCATGGCCTTCCTCAGGGACTACTTCGAAAGGCTGGAAAAG GAGGAGGCCCAGCAGGTGGCTTCACAGCACAAATCTAGCTCACGGTCAGACTCCCGTGAGGATGAAGTTTCTCCACCCATGAACCCTGTGGTGAGGGGTCGCAGCCGGAGAGGAGCCATCAGTGCCGAGGTGTACACTGAGGAAGATGCTGCCTCCTATGTCAGAAAG GTCATCCCAAAAGACTACAAGAGCATGGCTGCCCTGTCCAAAGCCATGGAGAAGAACGTACTGTTTGCCCACTTGGACGACAATGAGAGGAG TGACATATTTGATGCAATGTTTTCTGTCAACTACATTGCTGGAGAAATCGTAATCCAACAAG GTGATGAGGGAGACAACTTCTATGTTATTGACCAGGGAGAGATGGAC GTTTATGTGAACAATGAGTGGGTGACCAGCATTGGTGAGGGAGGCAGTTTTGGAGAGCTGGCTCTGATCTATGGGACGCCTCGTGCAGCTACAGTCCGGGCCAAGTCCAATGTCAAGCTGTGGGGCATCGACAGAGAGAGCTACAGGAGAATACTCATG ggGAGCACATTGAGAAAGCGCAAGATGTATGAGGAGTTCCTCAGCAAGGTGTCCATTTTAG AGTCTCTGGATAAGTGGGAGCGTCTGACGGTGGCTGACGCCTTGGAGACGGTGCAGTTTCAGGACGGCCAGAAAATCGTAGTGCAGGGACAGCCTGGCGATGAGTTCTTCATCATCCTGGAG GGGACAGCAGCGGTGCTTCAGAGGCGGTCAGAGGACGAGGAGTTTGTGGAAGTCGGCAGACTCGGACCATCAGATTACTTTG GTGAGATTGCCCTGCTGATGAACCGGCCCCGCGCCGCCACCGTTGTTTCATGCGGACCCCTGAAGTGTGTCAAACTGGACCGGCCTCGGTTCGAGCGGGTCCTGGGCCCCTGCTCCGACATCTTGAAGAGAAACATTGAGCAGTACAACAGCTtcgtttctctctctgtctga
- the prkar1aa gene encoding protein kinase, cAMP-dependent, regulatory, type I, alpha (tissue specific extinguisher 1) a isoform X1 yields MFGHKTKMASSSEEERSLRECEQYVQKHNVQQLLKDCIIQLCTARPDRPMAFLRDYFERLEKQEEAQQVASQHKSSSRSDSREDEVSPPMNPVVRGRSRRGAISAEVYTEEDAASYVRKVIPKDYKSMAALSKAMEKNVLFAHLDDNERSDIFDAMFSVNYIAGEIVIQQGDEGDNFYVIDQGEMDVYVNNEWVTSIGEGGSFGELALIYGTPRAATVRAKSNVKLWGIDRESYRRILMGSTLRKRKMYEEFLSKVSILESLDKWERLTVADALETVQFQDGQKIVVQGQPGDEFFIILEGTAAVLQRRSEDEEFVEVGRLGPSDYFGEIALLMNRPRAATVVSCGPLKCVKLDRPRFERVLGPCSDILKRNIEQYNSFVSLSV; encoded by the exons GTCACAAGACAAAGATGGCATCAAGCAGCGAGGAGGAGCGGAGTCTCCGGGAGTGTGAGCAGTATGTCCAGAAGCACAAcgtccagcagctgctcaagGACTGCATCATCCAGCTGTGTACGGCCCGGCCGGATCGGCCCATGGCCTTCCTCAGGGACTACTTCGAAAGGCTGGAAAAG CAGGAGGAGGCCCAGCAGGTGGCTTCACAGCACAAATCTAGCTCACGGTCAGACTCCCGTGAGGATGAAGTTTCTCCACCCATGAACCCTGTGGTGAGGGGTCGCAGCCGGAGAGGAGCCATCAGTGCCGAGGTGTACACTGAGGAAGATGCTGCCTCCTATGTCAGAAAG GTCATCCCAAAAGACTACAAGAGCATGGCTGCCCTGTCCAAAGCCATGGAGAAGAACGTACTGTTTGCCCACTTGGACGACAATGAGAGGAG TGACATATTTGATGCAATGTTTTCTGTCAACTACATTGCTGGAGAAATCGTAATCCAACAAG GTGATGAGGGAGACAACTTCTATGTTATTGACCAGGGAGAGATGGAC GTTTATGTGAACAATGAGTGGGTGACCAGCATTGGTGAGGGAGGCAGTTTTGGAGAGCTGGCTCTGATCTATGGGACGCCTCGTGCAGCTACAGTCCGGGCCAAGTCCAATGTCAAGCTGTGGGGCATCGACAGAGAGAGCTACAGGAGAATACTCATG ggGAGCACATTGAGAAAGCGCAAGATGTATGAGGAGTTCCTCAGCAAGGTGTCCATTTTAG AGTCTCTGGATAAGTGGGAGCGTCTGACGGTGGCTGACGCCTTGGAGACGGTGCAGTTTCAGGACGGCCAGAAAATCGTAGTGCAGGGACAGCCTGGCGATGAGTTCTTCATCATCCTGGAG GGGACAGCAGCGGTGCTTCAGAGGCGGTCAGAGGACGAGGAGTTTGTGGAAGTCGGCAGACTCGGACCATCAGATTACTTTG GTGAGATTGCCCTGCTGATGAACCGGCCCCGCGCCGCCACCGTTGTTTCATGCGGACCCCTGAAGTGTGTCAAACTGGACCGGCCTCGGTTCGAGCGGGTCCTGGGCCCCTGCTCCGACATCTTGAAGAGAAACATTGAGCAGTACAACAGCTtcgtttctctctctgtctga
- the prkar1aa gene encoding protein kinase, cAMP-dependent, regulatory, type I, alpha (tissue specific extinguisher 1) a isoform X3 — protein sequence MASSSEEERSLRECEQYVQKHNVQQLLKDCIIQLCTARPDRPMAFLRDYFERLEKQEEAQQVASQHKSSSRSDSREDEVSPPMNPVVRGRSRRGAISAEVYTEEDAASYVRKVIPKDYKSMAALSKAMEKNVLFAHLDDNERSDIFDAMFSVNYIAGEIVIQQGDEGDNFYVIDQGEMDVYVNNEWVTSIGEGGSFGELALIYGTPRAATVRAKSNVKLWGIDRESYRRILMGSTLRKRKMYEEFLSKVSILESLDKWERLTVADALETVQFQDGQKIVVQGQPGDEFFIILEGTAAVLQRRSEDEEFVEVGRLGPSDYFGEIALLMNRPRAATVVSCGPLKCVKLDRPRFERVLGPCSDILKRNIEQYNSFVSLSV from the exons ATGGCATCAAGCAGCGAGGAGGAGCGGAGTCTCCGGGAGTGTGAGCAGTATGTCCAGAAGCACAAcgtccagcagctgctcaagGACTGCATCATCCAGCTGTGTACGGCCCGGCCGGATCGGCCCATGGCCTTCCTCAGGGACTACTTCGAAAGGCTGGAAAAG CAGGAGGAGGCCCAGCAGGTGGCTTCACAGCACAAATCTAGCTCACGGTCAGACTCCCGTGAGGATGAAGTTTCTCCACCCATGAACCCTGTGGTGAGGGGTCGCAGCCGGAGAGGAGCCATCAGTGCCGAGGTGTACACTGAGGAAGATGCTGCCTCCTATGTCAGAAAG GTCATCCCAAAAGACTACAAGAGCATGGCTGCCCTGTCCAAAGCCATGGAGAAGAACGTACTGTTTGCCCACTTGGACGACAATGAGAGGAG TGACATATTTGATGCAATGTTTTCTGTCAACTACATTGCTGGAGAAATCGTAATCCAACAAG GTGATGAGGGAGACAACTTCTATGTTATTGACCAGGGAGAGATGGAC GTTTATGTGAACAATGAGTGGGTGACCAGCATTGGTGAGGGAGGCAGTTTTGGAGAGCTGGCTCTGATCTATGGGACGCCTCGTGCAGCTACAGTCCGGGCCAAGTCCAATGTCAAGCTGTGGGGCATCGACAGAGAGAGCTACAGGAGAATACTCATG ggGAGCACATTGAGAAAGCGCAAGATGTATGAGGAGTTCCTCAGCAAGGTGTCCATTTTAG AGTCTCTGGATAAGTGGGAGCGTCTGACGGTGGCTGACGCCTTGGAGACGGTGCAGTTTCAGGACGGCCAGAAAATCGTAGTGCAGGGACAGCCTGGCGATGAGTTCTTCATCATCCTGGAG GGGACAGCAGCGGTGCTTCAGAGGCGGTCAGAGGACGAGGAGTTTGTGGAAGTCGGCAGACTCGGACCATCAGATTACTTTG GTGAGATTGCCCTGCTGATGAACCGGCCCCGCGCCGCCACCGTTGTTTCATGCGGACCCCTGAAGTGTGTCAAACTGGACCGGCCTCGGTTCGAGCGGGTCCTGGGCCCCTGCTCCGACATCTTGAAGAGAAACATTGAGCAGTACAACAGCTtcgtttctctctctgtctga